TTCCCATTCATTTCACTACTAACGTTTCGCTCACCTCTTTGTGTTGTTATGTGAATTAAGAacagaaggaaaagaaaaacaaagacaaatatGAGTTACTTGAACCGTGTTTGGATGGCGGCCACCGTGGCTGTGGCGCAGGGTCACACCGATCCTGGCTACAAGTGCAAGACGGCGCTCAATTCCATCCACCACAACCGCAGCCGCCTCTTCTCAGGCGGGGCTCTGTCGGATCTTCGCCCCTTGTCCGGCGTCGTGGGAACCGATGGCGCCGGCGCTGTGGCGGGGAGCTCTGACGTGGAGAAAAGGGTGACTCAAGCGGACGAGTCTCTGAGGAAAGTGATGTACTTGAGTTGCTGGGGTCAGGGCTAAACCATGCGTGGCGTTGACAACGGTAAAGATTAGAGCGGTGGCTGGAAATGGTTTCCCGGGCCTTGTTTTCGGATCGGGTTTGGTTCTGAGTTGACCTGACCGAGTCAGAGGAGATGACTCGGTTGGAGAGAAGAACTTGGAATGATGTGATCCTGTAAATGATGTAGCTATGTATGTTTGTACAGAAGATAACGTGTTTTTCCCTCTCTCAAAGAGTGGATGGTGATGATGAGATCTGAACTTTAATAAGAATACCTAAAATTATTCAAACCGTACTTCCTTTTTATCATAATCAACTGagtttaatttaacaaaatatctttaattatggTTTAACTCTTAAACTGTCACAGCCTGAAGAGTTAAGGATGTTAAGGATTGAATTTTTTGAGTGTTCTACTTTGTGTTCTGGAAGTATGTTTGTATCTCATAGGACACTACACTAGTTAAGTTGAAgaaaaatttagttttgcaaAATCTGAGCACGAATCTGCTCCTAGAATCTCGATTTTAGAAAACTCAAGTTCTTTCGACGCATGCCAGAAACAAGTTACCAAGCACAGAAGGTTAAGACACGATTCATGAATGTAAATTGTAGACAAAAACTTAAGATTTGGCGAAGATGATGTTCTAATTCTTGCGTCAATTGAAACAAGGTAAAAAAGTCAATGATGAGTGATCTCTTGGTATTTGGATGCTAAGTTGCTCTGAGGGTCTGATTGAATTGTCTTATTAGCTCAATTTTGGTAAAGAAAAAGTGAGTACAAATAAAAGggtggttttaattttgttctttaattaaaattgaagttatatattaataatttgtgtAATAAAAGCATACGTGCGAGTGAAGTCGAACTGTTACTTCAATTGAATAATAGTACCAAAAGTATATAAAGAGTAATTTTAGCTTGTATCATGTAAGGatggaaaaaagaagaaaaagaatgaacttTCGAGAATGCCTTATGGTAAAAAAAGTGGATGCAACCGTGAGTTACAATCAGGTACAGGGTTTACACTTTACAGAGGGGAGTGGGGGTAAACTTCTTTTGGCAATGAGAAAATAAGTGAGTCAACAACATAAGACAAAGGAAACGGAATGtaaactaaaaaagaataagTATTCAAACATTCCCAACCAAACACTGCAAGGAACTGGGACAATCAAAAGTACTCTAGTGAATAGCAATGCTATTCACATTACAACTCATGCAGATATAGGTAACGACATATTTCTCTGGTTCTGGTTTCCAGCGCTTGGTTTTATCTCCCATGATCGTAGCACATGTTGCTCTTCCTCGGGATGGATAAAAGGCAAAGAAATTTCACGGATCATCAGGTCACCACAAAATGGGCATTCACTAGCTATAGCATCATCCAGTTGTGACCGGAGCTGCACATAATTTGACACCATTACATAAAGTTATTCAGTGTAGTTCAACTCCATAAAGTACAAGCATTTAGCACCCTAATGTAAAGTTCACCAACATGCTaacacaagtttttttttttaatgcttaaAGAGAAATTCCAGCAGCAGCAAAAGTATACGTCACAGACCTCTATGAATTATTACATGCTCAATTCAAATGACGATGGATGTTTAAAGACCAAAGTTGATAAAAACCACAGGTCATAGAAATATAATGGTAgaacaagaaaagaaatttgaaacttCAATTTCACTGCAAGAAAAATGTAATGTTGAGCAATAAATTTCTGCCGTCAACTACAAATACATGCTACACGATGCATGAAAGAAAGCTCTGGACAAACCTTGTCTACAGTGGTCATGCTAGGAATGGACTCCTCTGGAGAAAGGGTGCCATTGGATTCTCTTTTTGTTTCACTGCCCATCAAAGTCAGTTGTTTCTGCAGATCCAGTATATACTCAGCCTGCAACATTTTCCCAATAGATTCAATCTGAATGGCGGTATTGGCAATAATAAGTATATACTGGTTTGAGGTGGGGGCAACATTTTGATGCCATGAAAAACAAAGTTATGacaataataacaaaacttGAGAATATAATTTCTTTAGGATATAAAACTAACGATATTGTCAATTTATGACTGTATTAACCCATGTTCAAGGGTCCAAACCAAACAGCATTTTTGTGCTCCATTACAGTTTATTTGCGTCATTTTAATTAACTTGTGAAACAATAACGGAGTTTTGGATATCCCTCTCAAAACtatccatttttttaatgttaaacaGCTAAAGATCAGATCACTGTGTCCTTTCAACTTTGTTACATCGCTTTTCACACCCACACCAGTGTTGGACTAATCTAAAACAACAAACTTTCAGGTACCATCATGTGAAGTAGTCGCAGTGAGATGAATGTTACGAGATAAAGGCATTGTATTTACCTGGGAATCAACTGTACAACGAGTCACATGGGCAATCAGGCACTGCGCGTGGAAGGCATGTCCACACGGGAAGATGTAAAAGGGAGCCATTTGTCCTACTAATGTAAAACCTCGACCCATGCCGACGTCCCTCCCCACAGCCAGAATTTTCCGTCGGCAGACCTATTGGGAGTCAATAAATTATTTCAGCTTAAGGCATTGGTTCagcaaaaaaaaatcagaaaaacaaAAGCAGATTGATCTTAATGTATCAGGAAGAGCAATACCCCGCATTCCTCGTCTCGATCAATAATAGTGCATCTTTGAGCAAGTGCACTGATATCATTTCTGATGTTGTCAGCACCGCGGGTTGCatcattcatctcttctttaaGCTGTTCAATTTGCTTATTGTAGTCCTCCAATGATGAACATATAGCCTCCTGCATAAATTTAGATAAGCTCACCAACCGCAGTTCAAAAAAACCAATTGCAATTATCTAAGACATAGTTCACATATCACATTCTTTAGTTAATTTTGACAAAAGAAGCTACTATATTGTATGAAAATGTCAAcagagaacaaaaataaaataaaactaagctAGTAAGTATCACTAGATAAATTGATCAGGTTTGAAAATTGTCAATCAAGATGACAAAATCAGAACAAAAATAACTGTACCTTGAAGTCATCAATCAGCGCAAAATCTGGAAAGAATGGTAATATGTCCTCAATCTTTAGCAGGCCATCAGTTTCTTTAAGAAATGCAATTGCCTTCCTAATGTTTTCCCTCTTAGTTCCCTTTTCTTGTTCAACAACATGCTTAGCTATCATAAGCCAGAGTTTCTTTCTcaaatcttcatcatcttcaaccttgTCAGCTTCAGCCATAGCAAGCTCTGGATCAACCTGGTATAGGAAAGTTAGTTAGCACAAAATTAtgacaattaaaaaatgaaaaagtaatatattttcaaaatatatgaaggcttattttttatttctttgttggaatgtaaaattattgaaaattttaaaaacttctGACTGGATATGTTGAACTACATTTCAAAACCTGAGAGAACTATATATTCTACAAGACCAATAACTTATCCCAGCCAAATGGAGAAGGGCCATAAAGGCAGACAAATCCCCCAATGGAAGGCACTTTTGGTCCTCATAAGTGAATTATATTCCCTATATCAAGATTTCTAGTGCATAAAGAATAAAACATCTGTTAGAATTGGCTGCTCTTGCAGAATCCCGAAAAGATATAACTACGAGTGAAAAATATCACCAATGACAAATTTTAACAACAAACttttaaacacttttttaaaCACGTTCTCTACTACtgacttaaatttattaaaaaacacatttttttgtGGATTCCGCTTCCCATTTACCGATTCTTGTCatgatcttttaatttttaataaattaaccaATAGTAGAGAGTATATTAGGAGTGTGCTAAAACTCATTGTCATCATATTAATCTCACCTGTAGGGCAAGAGCAACCGCTTCTTCGTGCATAGACATCATGCTGTATATATGAACACATGCTCGCATTCGTTTTTCCTTTAGGCAAAGACGCAAGGCATACTTAGGATCATAGAAGAACTCAGGACCATTTTCCGGTCCTTTACCAAATTTGCATTGTAGGAAACGTAGAAGTGAACTATCATCTTCCTGAgtagacaaaaagaaaaagaaacaaatacataAATGGGCAGAATTGTCAATGCTAGACAGACGAAGACGTAAAATCTTATCAAGATAAACAACTATTTCCATGTATCAGCTGCAAGAGATGAGACTAGTTTAAGACTCGGTCAAACCTCAGTTgattaattaaagttatattttacaaaGAAGAATACACATATTAGAATTTCCATTAATATTTCCATGAAGGATCTTGTTCAACTTATATTTACAATTGCAATCCCAACATGTCCTGTGAGTGTTAATGAACATACAATAAAGAATATGATTATCATCTTATCTTAATggaaaaaacaagaaatttaatttgatcttaagaagtggactttaaacctaactcaaccccacaaaaccagcttgtaaagtgagatttacacccacttatatattatctctatttgatgtgggacttccaacacactcccctcacgccgaggtatagacatcatCTCGAGCGtaagactagacattaatgggtgatccgatagcgggtggaagaacatgcccaacaaacaacagATATCGCTAGAATAAGCTCTAACCatagctttgataccatgttaagaagtgagactttaaacttaactcaaccccacaaaactggcttgtaagatgaagtttgcacctacttatatattataaattggctttatctctagtcgatgtgagatttCCAACACATctccctcacgccgaggtatagacatcatctcgagcgtgagaccaGACATTAATAGAtggtccgatagcggcccgATAACAAGTGGAACAGCATGCCGAACAAACAACAGATATCGCTAgaataggctctaaccatagctttGATATCATGtcaagaagtggattttaagcctaactcaaccccacaaaaccggtttgtaaggtgaagtttgtacccacttatatattataaattggtcttatctctagtcaatgtgagacttccaacaaggCTTAAATTATAGTACAAATAAAGTAAGTTTAAATAGAACTATGAactttcattttagttttaatgAATGGCATTGGCACGGCCATATAGTAAGAGTATTTTTTGCTTGCGTACATGAGAAGTGAAAGCCATATAGTAAGAGTATTTTTTGTTTGCGTACATGAGAAGTGAAAAGACAGGTAGATTAATGTCAAATAGTTTAGAGGTGTAAGGTGCACAGCATAAACTATGAAGTGAAAAGACAGGTAGATTAATGTCAAATAGTTTAAGGTGCACAGCATAAACTATGCAGAGATTACCAACTCCTTATGAAAATTGCACAGGCATGGATAATTGTAGCATCCATTTGTTCATTTGCAGGAACACATATATTCATTTatctatatatagatatagatgaTATCAAAATACAATAGGAATATGAAACACCCTTCATAATCACAACATAAGAAGTACACGGATCATGGATGTAGAAGCAAGACACCAACCTGTTTTGCATACAAAGAAAGTAGCAGGTTATGAACTCCAGGGTCTTCATTATGTAATCGATGAACACAATATTCAAGATATTTAATGACTTCGTGTGTCTCATTCCTTCATGCAAAAATAGTTTACATAAATGAActtaaaattccaaaacagtatcaataaatttaagaaaactgtcagaaaaaaaaaaaaacagagagaacacagaataaataaattgatgaaCACAATTGTGACTGAAACATTTAACTGAATaaaaatgcaaacacaaataTGCAGTACTTTGCATGTGGTTCGCTTGAATAGCGCATCATTGCAGGAATCAGTTTCCTTGGGTTCAGATTCTTTGTAGCCATCCATGACTCCACAGTTTCATATGCATCAAGGGCAATAAGGTCCGGAGCAAACTTATACTGCATAGGACAGCCAGTATTATCCATAACTTGTTACATTTCTCAAAAGAAATTGAGAGGCTACAGTTCCAATTGAATGTAATGGCTGAAATAGCTCGAGACGAATGGGACACAATAGAGACAAAGATTTTCACACCCCAAATCCTAAAAGGTGAATCATACCTGCAGATCTATAGGCACATCAGGTTTCTGAAGCACTTCCAATGCTTTCTTTGATTCACCTTGctggaaaaagaaacaaaaacagaaagtaAGAACAGAGAAAAGGATATATAATCAATGTGAGATTTTATACTTCTATAAAGCAATAGAGATCTGGATTCTGGAAATGGAGATCGTTAGTAATGAAATGAGACAAATTGCAAACAGGGCACCTGAATGTAATGGTGAACTACAATCTCATAGTGCCCTTCTAAGCTCGCAAAATATACCAATTCTTCAACTCTTCCATAACTGTAGAAAATTgcaaaaccaaaattatataagattaatggtcatataatatataactaactTTGGTCAAAGTTGCAAATGACAAGGAAATAAGCCACTAAATAAATTGGAAACTTCTATTCAGATTgatatgataaaatttaaaagattatgtTATTGTGACAGGGAGTTGGGTATCATTAGGTGCTTAAGCTCCACATAGACTAGTAATAGGATGCTCAGCGGAGTACCTAAGTGATTTGCTATTCCCCCTGAAAAGCTAAAACTTAAGGGAGAGTTCCTCAAGTGTTTAGATTAATTGGTTACAAAGTTTTCATGTGCAGTCCTGCTAGGACATCAACTCTTAGGAGCGGAGCTACAGTGGGAACTTGGACATTATGGGGTACCTAAGTCTCATATTGAGTAGTATAGGGGTATTATGTGATGAATTTTGATAGGATACAGAGTAGAGGGCATAATGGATATTGGGTTTAGGTTAGAAGGCAAAGGAATAGTATATATAGGACTCTATTATTTTGTCAGGGGGGAGTTAGTCAATTGTATACTTTGTAGAGACCGGTTTCGAACCTGATGAGAGGGATTAGGCCCTCGAGTTACACTTCTTATTTCGTGATTGTTACTGTGAATAAGATAACCATTGTTTCATTCTTTCTGTCTTGTGTGAGTACATATCAGTGGTGAGGGTGATTGTTAGGTTCTTATAATAAAGATTCCTAACAAATTTACAATTGTGAAAGTTGCAATACCAGATCCAAGGCAGAACGCAGAAGGATGGAGTCATCCATCATCATCAATGAATCAAAATAGCTAATGATGCATTATTAATACactttattttcaaactaaagtatGCAAAGGAATCATATGTAACTAGCAATCTGAACTAAGCTGGTAACCCAAGTTATATCAATCATCTACAACATacccaaaataaaattaaaagtaaaataaaagatacAAAATAGTGGGGGGACTCTACCATAACTCACTCAAGGAACGACCCTATAAAGAGGTAGATTAAAGAGTACAGAATTCGTATCTAATCAAATCCGAAATAGTTTCCCACCATATACTACACTGTGTTCTAATCCCAAAAGGTTTGCATATATTACTACTCAATCTtgttatacattaaaaaaacacCTTGTTATCTTGAATCTCTCGTTGAGACAAAGGGTGTCcacattttacaaatttaatagtttctcttgaataatttattatgataactaaattttaaaaagctctaaaaactataaaactaaTTATATCCAAACAACCATGGAACTGAATGCTCCCACTCTGCCCTTAAAGAACATACTTTTTCTTTCCTGcatctttttgttgaattaaaCCCTAAATGAAATAACCTGTGGTTgagagaattttaaaaatataaactcacataactttataaataaaattgaagaaaacagGTAAGAAGCAAGAATTAATGTCCAGCTAAAAACATGTGGCAGGCATATCAAGTATCAAATAATACCTTTCTAAAAGTTTCATTGTAGTTGTTTCATCCAATACATCCTTGCTGTCACTTAGAAAAGCACGAAACTCTTTAATGATTGATTGGTACTCTAAATTGCTATTCTCTGATGCAGAGTCATCTTCCAAGAGCAGTCGGTTTAtctaaaatatcaaaagatatgATAACCAAATTAATTTGCAAGCAAAAAATACCTATTAACTCACaagataaatattaaagaatacAACTGAAGGAGTAACTTAATTGCCTAAGGCCATACTAGAGTATTAGAAATTTCTTCACAGCTCTAGccattttttcaacaaaaaaaaaaaaataactataccATGAATCTCTAAGCGTTAATGTTTTACTACCATGTGTTCGCATTAACATTGTGAACACagtatatttgtattttcatGTCAAGCCGATTATTTCATGTTAGAAGTGggctttaagcctaactcaaccccacaaaactggcttgtaaggtgaggtttgcacccacttatatatactaaattggccttatctctagtcgatgtgagacttccaacatttACAAAGAAGGTTGGGGACTGTGGCTTTTCTTACACACAAGTTTATATAACTTACATTTCTTAAAGCAGTAAAGAATGGTTTTCTTATCACACTTACTGATGGGCCATGGTTTTTGTGCTTGTTTCAGCATTTAGCTTATGATCTAAGCGAACTATCCCTGGCTAGGAGTAGTTTAAGCTCTTCATTATCGTAATTCAGCTCTGATATTAAATTTGCATNAGTAACAATAAgaattgtttctttttcctatcGCTCATTCTTCATGTCCCATGTACAAATAAGTGAAACAATAAGAAGTTTGTTGAAACAGATGGAATTTCAGGACATATTATACAGAATTAAGCACCGGTCTAGTTTAAATTTGGATATCATATAA
This genomic interval from Vigna radiata var. radiata cultivar VC1973A chromosome 8, Vradiata_ver6, whole genome shotgun sequence contains the following:
- the LOC106772485 gene encoding vacuolar protein sorting-associated protein 18 homolog: MDQGRQVFTVDLLERYAAKGRGVITCMAAGNDVIVIGTSRGWVIRHDFGLGNSSEIDLTVGRPGDQSIHRVFVDPGGSHCIATVVGPGGAETFYTHAKWNKPRILSKLKGLVVNAVAWNKQQITEVSTKEVILGTENGQLHELYVDEKDKKEKYIKFLYELRELSEAFMGLQMETATIINGTRYYVMAVTPTRLYSFTGFGSLETVFSGYLDRTVHFMELPGDIPNSELHFFIKQRRAVHFAWLSGAGIYHGGLNFGGQQSSSGGNENFIENKALLDYSKLSEGAEVVKPSSMALSEFHFLLLLGNKVKVVNRISENIIEELQFDQTSDSASQGIIGLCSDATAGLFYAYDQNSIFQVSINDEGRDMWKVYLDMNEYAAALANCRDPFQRDQVYLVQAEAAFSSRDYFRAASFYAKINYILSFEEVTLKFITAGEQDALRTFLLRKLDNLEKSDKCQITMISTWATELYLDKINRLLLEDDSASENSNLEYQSIIKEFRAFLSDSKDVLDETTTMKLLESYGRVEELVYFASLEGHYEIVVHHYIQQGESKKALEVLQKPDVPIDLQYKFAPDLIALDAYETVESWMATKNLNPRKLIPAMMRYSSEPHAKNETHEVIKYLEYCVHRLHNEDPGVHNLLLSLYAKQEDDSSLLRFLQCKFGKGPENGPEFFYDPKYALRLCLKEKRMRACVHIYSMMSMHEEAVALALQVDPELAMAEADKVEDDEDLRKKLWLMIAKHVVEQEKGTKRENIRKAIAFLKETDGLLKIEDILPFFPDFALIDDFKEAICSSLEDYNKQIEQLKEEMNDATRGADNIRNDISALAQRCTIIDRDEECGVCRRKILAVGRDVGMGRGFTLVGQMAPFYIFPCGHAFHAQCLIAHVTRCTVDSQAEYILDLQKQLTLMGSETKRESNGTLSPEESIPSMTTVDKLRSQLDDAIASECPFCGDLMIREISLPFIHPEEEQHVLRSWEIKPSAGNQNQRNMSLPISA
- the LOC106771222 gene encoding uncharacterized protein LOC106771222, which codes for MSYLNRVWMAATVAVAQGHTDPGYKCKTALNSIHHNRSRLFSGGALSDLRPLSGVVGTDGAGAVAGSSDVEKRVTQADESLRKVMYLSCWGQG